A single Anaerolineae bacterium DNA region contains:
- a CDS encoding DUF4230 domain-containing protein — protein sequence MNQAQRQYLIWLGVAVVALVGIGLITFLVGRLTLTNVAARPTSLPPTPTNTPLPPPVITIQGIKAKAELATVEFNSVAEIYNENAAEGWLDEFLGAKERLLMLVYGNVQAGFDLEKLDEADLWTDGARVRLVLPAPEILNSNIDFDRTHIVFYENTLILDQNDPNLTGAALAQAQAAIEQAALENGILTKANEYGQLYFENFLFSLGFTEVEVVVDAQIFKE from the coding sequence ATGAACCAGGCTCAACGACAATATCTGATCTGGCTGGGCGTGGCCGTGGTTGCCTTGGTAGGCATCGGCCTGATTACGTTTCTGGTAGGCCGTCTCACCTTGACCAATGTGGCGGCCCGACCCACCTCCCTCCCCCCCACGCCAACCAACACGCCCCTGCCGCCTCCGGTCATTACCATCCAGGGCATCAAGGCCAAGGCCGAATTGGCCACGGTGGAGTTTAACAGTGTGGCCGAAATTTATAACGAAAACGCCGCCGAGGGTTGGCTCGATGAATTTCTGGGCGCCAAAGAACGCTTGCTGATGCTGGTTTACGGCAACGTGCAAGCCGGTTTTGACCTGGAAAAACTGGATGAAGCAGATTTGTGGACCGACGGCGCCCGCGTGCGGCTGGTGCTGCCCGCCCCGGAAATTTTGAACAGCAATATTGATTTTGACCGCACCCATATAGTTTTTTACGAAAACACCTTGATTCTGGATCAAAACGATCCCAATCTGACAGGGGCGGCCCTGGCCCAAGCCCAGGCAGCCATTGAACAGGCCGCGTTAGAGAACGGCATCTTGACCAAGGCCAACGAATACGGCCAACTCTATTTTGAAAATTTCCTCTTCTCCCTGGGTTTTACCGAGGTTGAAGTGGTGGTTGACGCGCAAATTTTCAAAGAATAA
- a CDS encoding DUF4230 domain-containing protein, producing MRKNILVTFLVLLFVGLAIMVGMIAFLLGRQTRAMPIPAGITPAAMAPEKTTPTPVQPPPLITNTPTPTPTSTPTIGPTPTPTNTPTLTPTPTNTPTPTPTPIVVITHVNALGRLETTEFAMQTVVDLQNDPGNLWEQIVGSDKLMLVAEGEVVAGFDLDKVDEADIVVNGASVKITLPPPEILYSRIDNERTYVYERKTGLLVKPDATLESRARLVAEQALLDWAIQRNIYESAEKYGRVQMENLLRSLGFTDITIEVEKGESGL from the coding sequence CTCGTCACATTCCTGGTTCTACTCTTTGTGGGCCTGGCCATTATGGTGGGTATGATTGCCTTTCTATTAGGTCGGCAAACCCGGGCCATGCCCATTCCGGCCGGCATCACCCCTGCGGCTATGGCCCCGGAAAAAACAACACCTACGCCTGTTCAACCCCCGCCGCTTATTACCAACACCCCCACACCCACCCCCACTTCGACCCCCACCATCGGCCCCACGCCTACCCCCACAAATACCCCTACGCTTACCCCCACCCCTACAAATACGCCTACCCCTACCCCTACCCCCATTGTCGTTATCACCCACGTTAATGCCCTGGGCCGCCTGGAAACCACCGAATTTGCCATGCAAACCGTGGTTGATTTACAAAACGATCCCGGCAATCTCTGGGAACAAATTGTAGGCAGCGACAAATTGATGCTGGTGGCCGAAGGAGAAGTGGTGGCCGGTTTTGACCTGGATAAAGTTGACGAAGCCGACATTGTGGTCAACGGCGCCTCGGTAAAAATAACCCTGCCCCCCCCTGAAATCCTTTACAGCCGGATTGACAATGAACGCACCTACGTTTATGAGCGTAAAACGGGCCTGCTGGTCAAACCGGATGCAACCCTGGAAAGCCGGGCCAGGCTGGTGGCCGAGCAAGCCCTGCTTGATTGGGCCATCCAACGCAATATTTATGAAAGCGCCGAAAAATACGGGCGCGTCCAAATGGAGAACCTCTTGCGCTCGCTTGGTTTTACCGACATTACCATCGAAGTAGAAAAAGGTGAAAGTGGATTATGA